The genomic window TTTGAATGTAGCTGAGTTTTTGAGCTTCTTGACGGCAGGAGTAACCCTACTCGATCCCATTAGTCATGTTACGAGCAACTATAACGAATTCAAGCAGGGAGAGGCATCGGTTGACAGAGTTTTTGAGATTCTGGCAATTCAGCCAACAGTAGTTGAAAAACCAAATGCGATCGCATTGCCAAAAGTTACAGGTAAAGTAGAATATCGTCGCGTTAGCTTTGCCTATAAGCGTGACCAAAGCGTACTAAACAACTTAAGCTTACTAGCTTTGCCGGGAGAAACCATCGCTCTTGTAGGGGCTTCAGGGGCAGGAAAAACAACTTTAGTTAACTTACTTCCTCGCTTCTACAATCCTTTGTCTGGGGATATTCTCATTGATGGCATCAATATTCAAGACGTGACAATTAACAGCTTGCGACAGCAAATTGGAATTGTTCCTCAAGAAACTATATTATTTTCCGGGACAATTGCCCAAAATATTGCTTTTGGTCAAACAAGTTTTGATATGGAAGCCGTGCAAACCGCCGCCAAAGTAGCCAATGCTCACCAATTTATTAGTCAATTACCCGACGGATATTATACTTGGGTGGGAGAAAGGGGTGTCAATTTATCTGGTGGACAAAGACAGAGAATTGCGATCGCACGGGCGGTATTGCTCAATCCTCGCATCTTAATTTTAGATGAAGCGACATCGGCATTAGATTCGGAATCTGAAGCTTTAGTACAAGAAGCCTTAGAGCGAATTATGCAGCATCGGACAGTGTTTATTATTGCTCACCGTTTAACTACAGTACGCAGATGCGATCGCATTTTAGTAATTGAAAAAGGAGTAGTTGTCGAATCTGGTACTCATGAGGAGTTATTAACCCTATCTCGCCAATACGCTCATTATTACAGCCAACAATTTAGTGCATAGCTTGAGCGACTTTCAGTGATTTTCTATCGCCCTCGTAGAGCGCTAAAAATCTAACCAAGGTATGCTAAAGGTATTACTCGCTTGTCAAGACGTTAAAGTTCTTGGCACAGTGCTGAAATCAAAGAGTTAGAAATATAACAATGACAATATCAGGTTTTGACAAATCTTCACCTCGCATGGATATCAAAGTAACCGTAGCTAAGTTGCGAAATGACACTTTCTACAAAACGGCTGATGGGCGTACTATGATTTTGTCACCAAGCAATTGCGGTGGTATGAAATGGACTCATGATAAAAGCCATGTACTATCCAAAGGAGCAACTGAAGGCTATTACCTGAGAGAAACTAACAATGTAGAATTTAATAATATTGGGATTGAATGGAAACAAGCTGCACTTAATTTAGCTCAATCCGGTTACTTATCACTTTCCCGCAAAGAATTAGTTGCTGATACTTTACCCGTTCAACCAGTTGAGGACATTTTATCAACCGTCATTCGTTGATAAAATTTACTGTTTTAGTTTTTGCTTAATATTCAACGGAGAGGAGAGGATTCGAACCTCCGTTGGGTTTGACCCCAAAACTGATTTCGAGTCAGTCGCATTCAACCACTCTGCCACCTCTCCACAAGACAACAAAACTGTTGCAGCTAATTAGTATAGCATTTCTACAGTAAAGAAGCATTATTTTCGGCAGTTTCTATAATTGACTCAAATTTATGATTGGGTGTCCATTGAATAGCGCCGTCACGCCCAGTTAAAAATATTTTTGTTTTGATTTTTTTTAAGTTATCCGCTCTCAGTACAATATTTTGAGTATAAGCGATCGCATTTTCTGGCTTAATTGCCTCAACTAAATCTGCATCAAAGGCTTTGGCAAACAATATTAGTTGAATAGAAGATGTATTTTTGCTCAAAGCCTGAATCTCCTGTTTATTTGGCTTTGTATTTCCTACCAGCAGCCATTTTTGATTTTGAACTTGCAATTGCCATACAGGTATGCGATCGCTAACTATCTTAATTTGTGTACTACCTGCTACTACTGATTCTCCAGCAACTAATAACTTGTAGCTTCCACGCACTTGCTCTTTAATCTTCTTATCTTCGATAAGGCTATAAAAACTTTTAACAGGTAGTCGCGCCAAAATCTCCATCCAACCATTTTGATCATTAAGGGGATTTGTAGAAATCGCCCAATCAATCTGATTAATGCCTTGCTGCTGCAAAAAAGGTAAAACTGTAAAACGGGCGCTGGTAGAGTTTCCACTATTAACTAGCAAAACCTTACCCCGATCTTGAATGACTATAATAGGCTCTACCTTGTCTGCTAGGATCGTTACGCGAAAATCTGTAGATGAATGCCAAATTGGAACTAATACCAAACTAACTACTATCACCCCAACTAGCCACCAGCGTTTATGCAACCAAGGTAGAAACCAAATTAAACTCATTAATCCATATACCGCCAGTAGTTGCCAAAGAGCTATTTTGCCTACTGCTATAGAGTTTCCTGGCAACTGAGAAAAAAATTGTACTAGCCAAATTAAAATATGAGTAGGGTAATACAATAGCCATGCGATCGCACTTCCCGCCGTAGACCAAATCAAAGCCGCGATCGCACTAAAAATTCCGCCAATACTAATAATTGATATCAAAGGTATTGTCAGAACATTTACTACCAAGCTATAAGGCGGTATGACACCAAAAATATAAAGTTGCAGTGGTAAAGTCCACAATGTTGCTGCTAGAGGGACAGCAATTAACGTTGCGATCGCACTTGGCATCCAATCTAACTTAGCAACGAGTGGAGGTACAGTAACAACTAATCCTAAAGTTGCCAAAAAGCTTAATTCAAACCCCAAATCCCAAATCCATACCGGATTCCATAATAGTAAAAGAGTCGCAGCTACCAATAACGAGCCTAAAGTCTTGATTTTTCTACTTGTAGCTATACCAATCAACGCCCCAAAACCCATAATTACTGCTCTTAGTACCGAAGGTTGCAAACCAGTCAACCCAACGAAACCTATCAACGCTACTGCACCACAGCCAAATTGCCATCTTGGAGACAACCCTTTACTTAAAGACATAACCAAGCCCAGAATTAAAGCAGTTTGGAACCCTGAAGCCGCCAAAGCATGAGCTAATCCAACTTGAACAAATAAGTCGCGGATATCATAAGGTAAATCAACAGCTTTGCTACCTAAAACCATTGAACTAACAAGTTGTCCTTCTGGACTTCCTAGCCAACGAACTTGCGATCGCACAATGCGCTTGCTAACTTGCCACAATCCCCATACAGGCTGCTCTCTATCATTAAAACTTACTTGCATTCCATTCATACCAGCAAAGGTATTTTGTTGCTG from Synechocystis sp. PCC 7509 includes these protein-coding regions:
- a CDS encoding ABC transporter ATP-binding protein; amino-acid sequence: MKNRSNYWQLQPYIRSQWKPIAKGFICILGYVISTLLLIYLAGKLPAPFAEGNVQEIAKISAIALGIFLVRGISQSGQDIFMAKAALKVALNLRKQVYTHMHKLNLSYFETTQAGDLSYRLTEDVDRVGEVVNKLFHDFVPCVFQLVAIPIYMIYLNWQLTLATLIVAPLMGILIGWFGERLSKFSRKSQNRVSNLSAILTEVFSGIRLVQAFAAEDYEIARFTHEAEASRQAKYSTERLKAIQIPIIGFLEALSILLLLCIGGWQISQRNLNVAEFLSFLTAGVTLLDPISHVTSNYNEFKQGEASVDRVFEILAIQPTVVEKPNAIALPKVTGKVEYRRVSFAYKRDQSVLNNLSLLALPGETIALVGASGAGKTTLVNLLPRFYNPLSGDILIDGINIQDVTINSLRQQIGIVPQETILFSGTIAQNIAFGQTSFDMEAVQTAAKVANAHQFISQLPDGYYTWVGERGVNLSGGQRQRIAIARAVLLNPRILILDEATSALDSESEALVQEALERIMQHRTVFIIAHRLTTVRRCDRILVIEKGVVVESGTHEELLTLSRQYAHYYSQQFSA
- a CDS encoding ComEC/Rec2 family competence protein; the protein is MRQINAVVLCLAYIIGLLSTSVSWGGYGIIALGILLTYAVNKNYGKGLFNKWRDVKPKLFLAAGLVGFLATLYFQIRTPQPRVNDVSQFINNKQVVTVQGEVDSLPRLTRSQKGQFWLTAKEINQTGKVVEVTGNLYVTVPLLQSTGLYPGQAIAIKGILYKPKPATNPGGFDFKRFLQQQNTFAGMNGMQVSFNDREQPVWGLWQVSKRIVRSQVRWLGSPEGQLVSSMVLGSKAVDLPYDIRDLFVQVGLAHALAASGFQTALILGLVMSLSKGLSPRWQFGCGAVALIGFVGLTGLQPSVLRAVIMGFGALIGIATSRKIKTLGSLLVAATLLLLWNPVWIWDLGFELSFLATLGLVVTVPPLVAKLDWMPSAIATLIAVPLAATLWTLPLQLYIFGVIPPYSLVVNVLTIPLISIISIGGIFSAIAALIWSTAGSAIAWLLYYPTHILIWLVQFFSQLPGNSIAVGKIALWQLLAVYGLMSLIWFLPWLHKRWWLVGVIVVSLVLVPIWHSSTDFRVTILADKVEPIIVIQDRGKVLLVNSGNSTSARFTVLPFLQQQGINQIDWAISTNPLNDQNGWMEILARLPVKSFYSLIEDKKIKEQVRGSYKLLVAGESVVAGSTQIKIVSDRIPVWQLQVQNQKWLLVGNTKPNKQEIQALSKNTSSIQLILFAKAFDADLVEAIKPENAIAYTQNIVLRADNLKKIKTKIFLTGRDGAIQWTPNHKFESIIETAENNASLL